The following nucleotide sequence is from Trifolium pratense cultivar HEN17-A07 linkage group LG2, ARS_RC_1.1, whole genome shotgun sequence.
AATCAGATCCTGTGTGTACAGATGACAACAAAAATAGTTCATGTCAAGCAAGCTTGTTAAATTCTGCTTTGAATTTCTAATGTAGAAAAGAATTAATATCTAACCTTAAAAGATGGAGAGAGATAGTTCTTTATGAACCAAAATTTAACTGGACGGTTGGTATTCTTTAAAACACTGAGAATCATAATCTTCAAAAAGCGTTCATATCTGGCAAAAATgtgtcaaacaaaataaatgaaatcgaagatagaaattaaatataaaaaaatgttaaaaagttGAAACTGAAAGCAAATATAAGAGACAAGTCCTATTTGGCCAAAATTTACAGCAAAATATAATACCATATCGAAACAAGAGAGCAACTTACAGGTGTCCAGAAGCAATTGAAAAGATATTAATTGTTTTTCCATGCCGTCCCCCTCTTCCGTtctcctattttgaaaaataggtTCACTCGGTTACAACTCTAGTAAAATAGAGTAGGTTGATATGACGAAATAGAAAAAGGGAGAGggcaaaaaaaatacttcaaaactCATCATGTATATTGATAATACCTAATTGGTTGGACACATCCCAAAGGCTAACAATGGCCTTTTCATTCAAGAATTAAATTATAGCTATCTCAATTCTCAAGCAAAGCATTACATAACTCAAAGTAACATCAATCAgatcaaaacaaattattacaCCACCGAATTTGATAATTAATTACTTAAGAGTCACAAAACAAGGTCTTCAACAAAATCTAGCACGAGAAAAATGAATTCATGAAATAGGGACGGAATGAAGaaacttaaaaaaagaaaataaaaaaaaaatagaaaagaaactCACAAGTGAATTGCTTTCAGCGTTTTTAGATTGCTCACTGCTACTAATGAAACCAGAAGCCCATTTTAGTAAGTTGGAATTCCAGCCACTTCCCTACAAAAAACAAATGTCATGATTTGCATTTGAATAATAATGTTCTCTTTGACCCTGAcaccaaattttcaaaataatattttaaaaacaagCACTTACTTTCTTCTTATCTTGCAGATTGTCATCATCATCAGGAATCAGTAATTTCTCATGTTCCTTGCCCTTTCTTTTCACTACTTCCATATGAACCACTTTACCCCGTAAACTATTAATAGTGATGAGTTTTGATGATTGTTTATTCTTACTTCCGTCATCATCTTCCTTAAAAATATAGAGCTCAGAACTTCTACCAGGAGCAAGCTGCAAGAACCAAACACCAGGAGAGACTTTCATTTGCCAATAACCAAGATTGGCCATCACAAGGGTATCAACTAAATGGGGTGAGGTTTTGGTTCCAAGAATCAGCTGAAGACCTCGTGGAGGATCATGATCTTTCTCAGAGCAATGACCTGATTAGATGAACAATTGATAAGAACGGTAACAGATTCATAGGAAGCATTACTTAGTGCTATTTAATTACAAATGAGAACATCGTAAAGAATTTCCAGCCTATatctttaattttaaataaacataatataattttaCCTGTGAGGACAAGAGCTTCAAGTTCAAAAACTGCTTGTAGTGTTCTTGTATCCCCAAGGTTCTCAAGCAGAATGTTATCCAGATCATGACTGCAGAATGAGGAACcacattaaaaactaaaaaaaatgaatttcacAGAGGTAGCCATTATATacacagagagagagagttaaAGCTAACTACATATACCTTCCTCAAGAAAAGGCAAAACAGCATCTACTTCCCCTTTAATTTcagaaataaataacaaatgaaTTTTCTCTATTATAGAAATTATGCAGCATTCTGTTAGACTAGTTcagaaagggaaagaagaacTATTGACAGGAAAGTAATCCAGTTCCGACTGAGATGACAAGAACCAGTCAAGAACTACAAAAAATTACTCCCACTAAGGCAATTCGAGAGGTCTATCTCCCCCcactcttcttctctcctcctgtttctttctttttaatctTTGGAATTGGACCACCAGCCTAGGGCGATACTTAGTACTTTCTGATGTTAATATTTGGCCATTTGCTCTTCTTCATAGTTCACACCATTTTAAAGTTTAAAAGTTTATTCTTATCTATTACATGCTTCTGTATTGTCAGATATAAGGGTACTTTTgaacaaaatataataacatCAAATATGTCTAGTCTTAGAGTttgggttgggcctaactcaaccttacaaaaccaacttgtaaggtgatgactgcctccacttataaacatattctCAGGTCATATTTCAAACAATGTGGGAGTCGTAACACACACTCCCCATGCCCAAGACTGGGATCAAGAGTGTGACCCGAGTGATCCGATAGTGGAAACCTGATAATAGGTGGCCCAAAAGATCTTGTATAAGCTCTCATACCATATTAAGTTATATTGGGCATAACccatccttacaaaaccagtTTGTTAAGAGAATACAAACACATTACCAGGCAATATTTGATCAAATGTGGGACTTTTAATATCTAGCACGGTTTAGCATGTCCAACACAGAACTAATAACGGACGCAACAGTTAtaccaaaattttaaaacaaggGATGTCAATGTGATTTactctaaaataaataaaggtaaatcAATAGTAACAGACAATCTTCTTGAGCCCCCACCCAACAGCTTGATCTTCAAAGATATAATGCCGCTAAAAGCTAAAGCTGATACATGGAGGCTCATAAGTGGCCTTATATCAAACAAATGTTAAGGATAGTGCATATAGATAATACATACACAGTAAGAACGGGCTCAACAAGCCAGGACTCCGGAACATCAAGATTCATGGTGAGAGTCTTAGATAATGGCATGTTGGCAAAAAATGCTTTTGGACCATTTATCGAAGAATCAATGTTGCTTAAATCATCCTGCAAAAGTAATAAAAAACTAAGAACCCAAGGATTAAATAGCGTGAAGAATAATCTATAAACCAAATGTGTAAGATATACCATTGACGGTACTACATATCTGTAATAGTTCTTCAGAGGAAGATCAGCAAGGGAACTCTGgcataaaatgaaaaatatcattGAATATTAGTGTATTGTGTTGGAGgtaaatttaaagaaaatatagCTTTGGTAGTAGAAAATTCCATATTAGGGTAAAAAATCTTGCAGGTCCAAATGCTCTATAAAAGCCAAATGTATAGCGACAGGAtgtttttgttacaatttttttgaaacagataTACAATTGGTTATATGTAAATAGCAATCAAGACATATAGATAAACGAAAGGTTTCCATTACTATTGTGGGGTCTTTAGAGGGTAAGATGTAAGCAGCTTTAACCCCACAATTGCAGTCAAGCCAAAATATAATGCTTGAATTATAATTTCCAACTTTCATATATTATGGATTACGGTGTTAAAAACAAACTTAGATAGTTCTACGACCTTATTTGGACAGAAATGCAAACGGATCAAGTAAAATGATAGCATCAGTTCAGATAGAAGTTGACATACAAAGGCCAACTCAAAAACACCTAAACATAGTAACATACAACTTCATGACAGCTGGCCTCTATCCTAAGTAAAGCCAAACTAGAGCGGAGTTCCTAGTTAAGCCACAAGGACACCACTTTGTCTTTTCAAATTACAGGTAtcagaaaaaataattacaattcTCTTTTCCTATTCATTATTTTGATCCCAAAGGCTTCAGAAGACTATTAAAGAAGGTATAACTTAGGTGAtgagaaacaaaaatatttaataattataatttaaatagaaCTATAGATATCAACCAACCAATGGATTCAGTACAATCCTCATGCTGGGCTGAATGTATTTCCACAAAACTCGAAGAATTCCGGACAACTTCTGGCTAGTTGGACTTAAAGGATCCAGAACCGCATCAATATGAATGCTAGAATTTTCATTGTTTAGAATAATGGCACTGCATAGAACAAACAACCGTATAACAATATTACTTTCATATTTCATATCACTATATGATTAAAACTTCAGTCAACAAATGAATAAACCTTTAAAAGGAAGATAAAATCAACCACAATTTGTGCCATTAGTTTTTTACTAACCATTCTATCTATATGAATTGAGTTCACAGTAACTAAAATATTACCTGTGTTGATCACTCAAAACCTCAAAACGAGCACTTTCAGAACTCCGTTCTCTCATAGACATTGAAGATGATACAGACATGATAATATCACTAATGAATTTGCTGCAAAAGAAATTGCAAAAACATGTAAAGAATCAacaatataaatgatttttgcaaaaaattgtCTGTCATTGCCTGAAAAGTAAAATGCTGTGGCCATTTTCAAAATTGTCTGATTACACAAAGACTATTGAAGTGTTGTCAAACTTCCACGCTTCCTAAGTTATCATTTCCATCTTAACCTACACATGTTTGTGCCTATCTCATTCTGTGGTATATTGAGCAAAAGGCACAACAACTTGAGGTACCCAGAATGCGATTTTTATAACCTTTATGTGACTCAAGCTGTTCATATTATAATTTGCACAGAGATGATAACTGGCCATATACTTAGAAATGTTCAACTTTAATGTTTATGAAAGGAAGGTGATAGATGTACCAGAACATCAAGTAATAACCACAAGACATAACTAAAAGAGCAAAAGTGAAGAAGTGAAACCTTGTCAGCATGTCAGGGTCCACATCTTGCCATGTCACCTCTTCAATAATATCCACAATATGGTTTGTCCTCTTCTTAAGCTCGATTGATTCAAGAAGATGCAGATCAGCACTCAAAAATGTGCTTTCGTCAATAGGACAAGTTACCTGTAAAACATAAATGCCAAGGTTAACACAGGGAGGACTTACAGAGATTCTACAAAAAACTAATCAAATTTGAATACACAAACAACTGGGACAAGAAATACCGCAGGAGATAAAGACAGCCTTACCCTTCCATTAGTGAAGACAGCATTAACACCAGATTCAGACCCAAGTGCTATATACAAAAACTTCTCCACCTGATAAAAAGAAGCCTCATTAGTGTAAACGTTCATGGTTACTGAATAAAAAAGAATGTCACTGAAAGGCTGACATTGAGTTCAGAAAGGGCAAAGCAACCAGAAGTACCTCACTCAAATGCCTTCTCACTTCACCAGCAGAAAATTCTGAGAGGGAAGACCTATAGCCCTTAGATGGTAACCCATTAGACTCAGCAAGCTTGCAGATCTCATCAATAAATTCTTGGGTCCCATCAACTTCCACAGCAGATGTAAGGATGTATTTCTGCTGATAGACTGAGGAAAGCTGATCCAAGAAGTCTAATGCATTCTTCTTATGGCTGCACAAAACCATGCATTTAGACAATAGATAAAAAAACTGTGAATAAACTTAGAAAAGAATGCATAAAACTGCAGAATCAAATATGCAGTACCGATCGATCTATTATTAAAAGTCAAGttaaacaattataaaaacaaaCCTATATGAGGATGTAGTAATTTCAAAAACCTTCACAAAAAGGAGGCTAAACAAATTTGTAGTTTGGTTGCCACTAAACAGAAGACCTACACGAGCATCTTTGGACCCTTCTATCTGTAGCATAATgtgcaaataaaaaatagaagtaCTGAATAAGTAGGTCCAACACTCCAACTCAGGACTGACATAAGGCTAAAAGGTAGAAGAATATTCAACAGAAATGCAAATCAGTATTAACCAGATAATTTAAGCCTTGGCGAAGTAACTTAATCCCACTCCCTGAAGTGATGTCAACAGCAAGAAGATGTGTCACAGGCTTCAAATCATTCGTTGCTGCATAGGATAAAAACAGACCAAATGATAAGACAGAAGACCGGTGTGTAGGAATTAACCTATTTATTATTCTAGTATATCAACAACTTACTTCCAGGAGAGTGCAAGTAATTAATGTCGTTCAGTATAGACGCCTCTCCAAAAGTAGACATTGAAAGAGATATGAACCTTGGTTTGTTATCAGAAATAATCTATATCAATCAGAAACTGGTTAGCCTCATAACATATTATACAAGTTTCCcagaaaatatgaaattttaaaatattataccCGAGGATTATAGCGTTGAATACCAGCTTCTGATAGGAACTTGTCCAATACATCAGTGTGAGATTTTATTTGTCCAAAATATACTTGCTCCTGTATTCTCTGAGTCTCATCATTCAAGGCATTTTGTAGAGCCTCCTGGTAAAATCAATTGTAAATATACTGATTAAagtaacaacaaaatatttagTAAATGAAACTAAAGTTGAGCATATAAAGCATATTAAAAGTTAAACAGGACTTCAAGCACAGTACTAAGGGCATAAACACCTATGAGACTGTCTGGGAGAGGTTATAAAAACAGTccatgacatgtccataagctctccaggatatcttatgaaaacaatgcaactttattttatcttttgttatagaaatgaCATACACATAATTACTTATATAATGTTTTATGTTATAAATGTTTAATTAAATTGCTTCTCCAAACAGGACCTAAAATGAATTCTGATCCTCCACAGTACAGGGTGTattgtgcattttttttaagaagggTGTACTGTACATTATAGAGTAATGTGAAGTGGTTAACCATTGGTGATTATACAAGGAGCATATTTAGGAAAAACACATTCATCAACAGAGAATGCAATTCTTAGGCCAGCTACCTAGGAAAGTATAAAATTTTGCAAAGTTAGCTACGACCAAattactaacaaaaaaaaaaaaaacagctgaACTGCAGACAGGTTTTTAAACTAGTTGTTATGGAAATAAGATGAGGTATAGGAAAACATTCACAATGACGTTACTCGTTACCTCATTCGGATCAATAACAAGCCCATTCATCAACAGAGAACATTGAAGCTTAGACAAACCAAGATTAAATACATGCTTGGAGCTTTCTTGGGACAATTCCTTCAACTCTGGCTCCTTCTCCAGCTTTAGTAATATCTCTTGAGGAGGAGATTTTACCTTTGGTCTACAGAAAATAGTGAGAATATTTACTCCAATGATAGAACTAGATCAGAAAagtaagaagaaagaagaatcTTTATAGAATAACtgtaaaaattgattttcagGCGTTCGATAATCCTGTACTCTTCACAACAATGATCTAATTCGGTACCCAATACTATCTCCCTGCCCCCCTTTTATACTTCTCACCCTACAGTTAACTAACTAACTGCAGTTAACAGTTACATCTGTCACAATTATGCAGGAGTCTCATCCCCTGTTTCCCTCCTATTTCTACTACTGTACATCCTTTCTAAGAGGAAGTCCCAGCACAATATCATCCATGTCTTTACATAACTgacaaataaaaacacataatgcTACTGAAAAAGAAAAGTCATATTAGAGAAATCACAGACAAATGGCCACAAAAAGTCCAAAAACACTCACAAGATTGTTTCCACAAATGCTGATTCAACATGGTGCGATTCAAGGTGAGCATCTTCTACATGATCATCTGATTCAACGCGTAATCTGTTAACCTACAATAATGCACATAGTTTTAGATGACTCGGAACAATGTCAACATATGTTCACAAACAGCTTATCCATGGTACAGTTATGTCATTTTAATCCAAATAGGAAAAACAAGCTAAACTGGAACCTTACAGACAAAATAGAGCGGtgtatatgaaaaataaataagcctttttcttgttttctctATTAACAGGGTAGGGATGAAACATATAGGAGTCCGTGAATTCTCATGCAAACTAGGTTAATGGCTTCATTCGTAATAATTCCCTGAATTCATAAGTTAGTTATTATCTAGAAAAATATTGTAGTTATAGGAAAGGAGAAGAATAGAAAAAAGTGTGAATCATAAGCGAGACAAAACAGAAAACTCGACAGATTCAGAAGATGACCTTGGACAGGTAGTTTCAAGATAAATGGAAGAATACGCATATGAAATATGTAAGTTGATCTGTCGATATTCTCCTGATATGTGCTCTTCGGGATTTCAATCACGTTGATCttgtgtatataattttttggttttaaaatcttaaataaaAACAGCAGTACAACAAGGTAGTAGAAACACCGTGACAGAAGATAGCTTATGCTGAACAATTCCATACATTGCTCAAAAACTTGAAAGCCATTTCAATACCGTAGTTCCCCTTGATATAGCTGAAGAGACGTATAATCTGAAAATTGAAATGACAAAAACAGCGTATCACAGTTCTGCAGGTAAACTCCTAAAAAtgtatgtatatttttaaatcgCTGCGGTGAAGTTACCATATTAGATATGTCGTCCTCAAATTTATCTCCCTCCTCTTTGGTAGAATGATCCTCTAACTGCATGATGTACTTTGAAGAATACAATACAATCCCAAATCTCACAGGAAAATTATTCTCATACAATGATATGATCATATCAACTGACTGCAAGGTTTTCAAATAATAAGCTATGCGGTGAGAGATTTCACTCGGAAATATATGCAAAGAACAGCGTGAAAATGTTAATTTTGAGGAAATAAACTTGCCTCAAGACCACAAGTGGTTGCTGGATCAAGAACAAAAACAGCATGGAAAAGATTTTTACGGATTTGACGTAGCTGCCCCGGGAAGACCGGCATCAAGATCTGCACAATAAAAATAGACTATGTTCAGATGAAAACTTACATGGATATTTTGAAAGTAATATTATTGTCCAGTTTGAGAATCAAGCAGTAGTTGACCTCATTTAGATTGGACCTCCACCATTTGTACTTGCCATCTTCTTCCAAGTTGTTCAGATAATGAACATGAGTAGAACGAAAATCAAGTCGAAACGTATCAGACTCTGACGGAGGTAAAGTTGACAGCAGTTTTCGCACAATGCTATGAGGAATCTGTAATTACTAGCAACATCAATTTTAAAGtctatatagtatatacatatataacaAGACATCATCAATCAAGAGCAAAATATGTGAGTAATGTGACACTGTTAAACTGTTCCCAAAGCAAATACCATTTATCTGCCACTTTGTTCCCAATTTTTCTTAGGCTACCTATCATTGATAGATACATGACATCATATATACTTCTAGTTTTTGTATTGTGCCTGACCATATATATTCCCAAGCATTTGAATGCATCGGATGATAATTTTTATCTGTCCACTAATAGTTGTAAACACGAACAAGTAAACTAGACATTAGTCCAGTACTAAAAATATGCCAAAATTAAGATTAGATGACATTCACCTTCAATTTTGAGAACTGATCAGCCAACAACAGATCCTGATGAACCAAGTCAATCAACCTAACAAAAGACAAATAATAAAACATTGTAAGTTTGAAATTGTTCTTTTAACTTGTGACATGCACCTATTACACCATAACCATTATTTTACTTATAGTATCTTAGAGCATCTTGTAAGATTTCACTATTTATTTAGGATTACGAGTTTTGTATCCCTATAACATAACatgatatataaataaaaacatttcatCATAATTTAAACAATATCAGCAGGAAGAAAAAATATTACAGATTAAGGTCAATATCTTCGACATTGAGTAAAGCACCGTTGAGAGCCATTAATGACTTGCCAGGCGGGATCATCCGCTGGTTTGCAGTTATTTCATCTCGAACAGAATCGTCAAGCTGCCGTGCATCACAGTTCCATAAGAACATTTGTCAATAATTTTCGACAAACATGCCTTGTATCGGAAGATCCAATAAAATTTACCTTCATGCGAGACAAATAAGAAACTATGGTAGGGAAATTTTGATTAATATCCTGCATTGACTGCAGAGGATCAGTAGCACGGACTATTCTCTGTACAGTTTGATGTCCAAGATCTGTtgtcattataaaaatatatattacaacACAGTTCTTAAATCAAACTAAGatggaaataaataattaatcaattcCTATAATCAGGAAAAAAGAGGTTCCAATACCCTTCAGTTCCCAAACATCAAGTGTATCTGATACGGTTGATGACAGCAGATAATCCCTGAAAGCCATTATCTCAGATGCTAACTCAGGTTTACGATCCTACAAGCAAAACCACAAAGGTAAACTTAGAGCCAGACTATATAGAGCCAGACTAACATTATGCACACATAATAAGaagcatatataaatataagtatAATCGTTGAGAACAACCCGGAATTGTCATATCTTGAATGTAAAGCCTATTGGAAAAATCAAGTCCCACATTGATTAAAGATAAGGTCTGACTATAGTTTATAAAGAGTGgcaccctcaccttacaagccggttttgtgcccaatataaaaatctaacatggtatcagagtctatcgtttcgggccacccaccatttatattcacgcaccaagcccaatagtgttgggcgtgagggggGTTTATTGGAAAAACCAAGTCCCACATTGATTTAAGATAAGGTCT
It contains:
- the LOC123910716 gene encoding UDP-glucose:glycoprotein glucosyltransferase-like isoform X1, whose translation is MRFRSVRCFCCFLFLVVTTFSLLIVTADNRRPKNVQTALRAKWSGTPILLEAGELLSKHQQHFFWNFIDIWINANPDANDDVDSHTYTAKYCVKKILEHGSSLLSEPLASLFEFSLILRSASPTLVLYRRLAHDSLSSFPLLHHDHEIIETKNNTTQFDGVTVQSPGGKCCWIDTGEHLFFDVSELQSWLQNQNHLQHVGDSFQSPPVFDFDHVHFDSATGGPVAILYGALGTHCFKEFHVALIEAAKQGKVKYVLRPVLPAGCEAHIGQCGSVGASESVNLGGYGVELALKNMEYKAMDDSAIKKGVTLEDPRTEDLSQEVRGFIFSKILDRKPELASEIMAFRDYLLSSTVSDTLDVWELKDLGHQTVQRIVRATDPLQSMQDINQNFPTIVSYLSRMKLDDSVRDEITANQRMIPPGKSLMALNGALLNVEDIDLNLLIDLVHQDLLLADQFSKLKIPHSIVRKLLSTLPPSESDTFRLDFRSTHVHYLNNLEEDGKYKWWRSNLNEILMPVFPGQLRQIRKNLFHAVFVLDPATTCGLESVDMIISLYENNFPVRFGIVLYSSKYIMQLEDHSTKEEGDKFEDDISNMIIRLFSYIKGNYGIEMAFKFLSNVNRLRVESDDHVEDAHLESHHVESAFVETILPKVKSPPQEILLKLEKEPELKELSQESSKHVFNLGLSKLQCSLLMNGLVIDPNEEALQNALNDETQRIQEQVYFGQIKSHTDVLDKFLSEAGIQRYNPRIISDNKPRFISLSMSTFGEASILNDINYLHSPGTTNDLKPVTHLLAVDITSGSGIKLLRQGLNYLIEGSKDARVGLLFSGNQTTNLFSLLFVKVFEITTSSYSHKKNALDFLDQLSSVYQQKYILTSAVEVDGTQEFIDEICKLAESNGLPSKGYRSSLSEFSAGEVRRHLSEVEKFLYIALGSESGVNAVFTNGRVTCPIDESTFLSADLHLLESIELKKRTNHIVDIIEEVTWQDVDPDMLTSKFISDIIMSVSSSMSMRERSSESARFEVLSDQHSAIILNNENSSIHIDAVLDPLSPTSQKLSGILRVLWKYIQPSMRIVLNPLSSLADLPLKNYYRYVVPSMVYLTHLVYRLFFTLFNPWVLSFLLLLQDDLSNIDSSINGPKAFFANMPLSKTLTMNLDVPESWLVEPVLTVHDLDNILLENLGDTRTLQAVFELEALVLTGHCSEKDHDPPRGLQLILGTKTSPHLVDTLVMANLGYWQMKVSPGVWFLQLAPGRSSELYIFKEDDDGSKNKQSSKLITINSLRGKVVHMEVVKRKGKEHEKLLIPDDDDNLQDKKKGSGWNSNLLKWASGFISSSEQSKNAESNSLENGRGGRHGKTINIFSIASGHLYERFLKIMILSVLKNTNRPVKFWFIKNYLSPSFKDLIPHMSEEYGFEYELITYKWPTWLHKQKEKQRIIWAYKILFLDVIFPLSLEKVIFVDADQIVRTDMGELYDMNLKGRPLAYTPFCDNNREMDGYRFWRQGFWKDHLRGRPYHISALYVVDLKKFRETAAGDNLRVFYETLSKDPNSLANLDQDLPNYAQHTVPIFSLPQEWLWCESWCGNATKSKAKTIDLCNNPMTKEPKLQGARRIVAEWPDLDLEARKFTARILGDDLEPIQSPDQSKDSTNDDSLKEEDLESKAEL
- the LOC123910716 gene encoding UDP-glucose:glycoprotein glucosyltransferase-like isoform X2, with amino-acid sequence MRFRSVRCFCCFLFLVVTTFSLLIVTADNRRPKNVQTALRAKWSGTPILLEAGELLSKHQQHFFWNFIDIWINANPDANDDVDSHTYTAKYCVKKILEHGSSLLSEPLASLFEFSLILRSASPTLVLYRRLAHDSLSSFPLLHHDHEIIETKNNTTQFDGVTVQSPGGKCCWIDTGEHLFFDVSELQSWLQNQNHLQHVGDSFQSPPVFDFDHVHFDSATGGPVAILYGALGTHCFKEFHVALIEAAKQGKVKYVLRPVLPAGCEAHIGQCGSVGASESVNLGGYGVELALKNMEYKAMDDSAIKKGVTLEDPRTEDLSQEVRGFIFSKILDRKPELASEIMAFRDYLLSSTVSDTLDVWELKDLGHQTVQRIVRATDPLQSMQDINQNFPTIVSYLSRMKLDDSVRDEITANQRMIPPGKSLMALNGALLNVEDIDLNLLIDLVHQDLLLADQFSKLKIPHSIVRKLLSTLPPSESDTFRLDFRSTHVHYLNNLEEDGKYKWWRSNLNEILMPVFPGQLRQIRKNLFHAVFVLDPATTCGLESVDMIISLYENNFPVRFGIVLYSSKYIMQLEDHSTKEEGDKFEDDISNMIIRLFSYIKGNYGIEMAFKFLSNVNRLRVESDDHVEDAHLESHHVESAFVETILPKVKSPPQEILLKLEKEPELKELSQESSKHVFNLGLSKLQCSLLMNGLVIDPNEEALQNALNDETQRIQEQVYFGQIKSHTDVLDKFLSEAGIQRYNPRIISDNKPRFISLSMSTFGEASILNDINYLHSPGTTNDLKPVTHLLAVDITSGSGIKLLRQGLNYLIEGSKDARVGLLFSGNQTTNLFSLLFVKVFEITTSSYSHKKNALDFLDQLSSVYQQKYILTSAVEVDGTQEFIDEICKLAESNGLPSKGYRSSLSEFSAGEVRRHLSEVEKFLYIALGSESGVNAVFTNGRVTCPIDESTFLSADLHLLESIELKKRTNHIVDIIEEVTWQDVDPDMLTSKFISDIIMSVSSSMSMRERSSESARFEVLSDQHSAIILNNENSSIHIDAVLDPLSPTSQKLSGILRVLWKYIQPSMRIVLNPLSSLADLPLKNYYRYVVPSMDDLSNIDSSINGPKAFFANMPLSKTLTMNLDVPESWLVEPVLTVHDLDNILLENLGDTRTLQAVFELEALVLTGHCSEKDHDPPRGLQLILGTKTSPHLVDTLVMANLGYWQMKVSPGVWFLQLAPGRSSELYIFKEDDDGSKNKQSSKLITINSLRGKVVHMEVVKRKGKEHEKLLIPDDDDNLQDKKKGSGWNSNLLKWASGFISSSEQSKNAESNSLENGRGGRHGKTINIFSIASGHLYERFLKIMILSVLKNTNRPVKFWFIKNYLSPSFKDLIPHMSEEYGFEYELITYKWPTWLHKQKEKQRIIWAYKILFLDVIFPLSLEKVIFVDADQIVRTDMGELYDMNLKGRPLAYTPFCDNNREMDGYRFWRQGFWKDHLRGRPYHISALYVVDLKKFRETAAGDNLRVFYETLSKDPNSLANLDQDLPNYAQHTVPIFSLPQEWLWCESWCGNATKSKAKTIDLCNNPMTKEPKLQGARRIVAEWPDLDLEARKFTARILGDDLEPIQSPDQSKDSTNDDSLKEEDLESKAEL